A window from Balaenoptera musculus isolate JJ_BM4_2016_0621 chromosome 8, mBalMus1.pri.v3, whole genome shotgun sequence encodes these proteins:
- the LOC118899012 gene encoding LOW QUALITY PROTEIN: olfactory receptor 149-like (The sequence of the model RefSeq protein was modified relative to this genomic sequence to represent the inferred CDS: deleted 1 base in 1 codon): MKCEWELLERKAMAWIHIHAAAVSHALVKAAIAFMKSSAIVPSLPFEDTVQKNKSDFLTGVRNASVVTEFILPGIPHTEDLETMLFVLFLSFCLFTLMESLLTLLAVVSSVRLHTPMYFFLCQLSVCDIVFPSGSSPKMLFYLSGNSRAISYAGCMSQLTFYHFLGCTECFLYTVMAYDHFVAICYRLRYTIIMSHRVYAILAMETSFSGCIQATFLTTLTFQLSFCGPSEVDSFFCDIPVMLKLACADTSALEMAGFISVGLMPLSCFLLILTSYSRIVYSILQIRSAEGQRHAFSTCSAHLTAILLFYMPVVLIYLRPTPSPWIDAAVQILNNLVTPMLNHLIYSLRDKEVKSSLRKVLHQLGFLPEHCRERSVANTSTALHSL; encoded by the exons ATGAAGTGTGAGTGGGAGCTTCTGGAAAGGAAGGCCATGGCCTGGATTCACATCCATGCAG CTGCTGTCAGCCACGCGCTTGTGAAAGCCGCGATTGCTTTCATGAAATCATCTGCGATCGTGCCGTCTTTGCCCTTTGAAGATACCGTCCAGAAGAACAA GTCTGACTTCCTCACAGGTGTGAGGAATGCTTCAGTGGTGACCGAGTTTATTCTGCCGGGCATCCCACACACAGAGGATCTGGAGACCATGCTCTTTGTCCTGTTTTTGTCCTTCTGCCTCTTTACCCTTATGGAGAGCCTGCTCACCCTACTGGCAGTCGTCTCCTCCGTTCGACTTCACACTCCCATGTACTTCTTCCTGTGTCAACTATCAGTGTGTGACATAGTTTTTCCTTCTGGGAGTTCCCCCAAGATGCTCTTCTACCTCTCAGGGAACAGCCGAGCCATCTCCTATGCAGGCTGCATGTCCCAGCTCACCTTCTACCATTTCCTGGGATGTACTGAGTGTTTCCTGTACACAGTAATGGCTTATGACCACTTTGTTGCCATATGTTACCGTCTGCGCTACACAATAATCATGAGTCACAGAGTGTATGCCATCCTGGCCATGGAGACCTCATTTTCTGGTTGTATTCAGGCCACCTTTCTAACTACTCTCACATTCCAACTGTCCTTCTGTGGCCCCAGTGAGGTGGACTCTTTCTTCTGTGATATCCCAGTGATGCTGAAGCTGGCTTGTGCAGACACCTCAGCCCTGGAGATGGCGGGGTTCATCAGTGTGGGCCTCATGCCCCTCAGCTGCTTCCTTCTCATCCTCACCTCCTACAGTCGCATTGTCTACTCCATCCTGCAGATCCGCTCTGCAGAGGGCCAACGGCACGCCTTCTCAACCTGCAGTGCCCACCTCACTGCCATCCTGCTTTTC TACATGCCAGTGGTCCTCATCTACCTAAGGCCAACCCCAAGCCCCTGGATAGATGCAGCTGTTCAGATCCTGAATAACCTGGTCACCCCCATGCTCAACCACTTGATCTACAGCCTCAGGGATAAGGAAGTGAAGTCATCTCTGAGGAAGGTCCTACATCAACTGGGCTTCCTTCCTGAGCATTGTAGAGAGAGATCAGTTGCTAACACTTCAACTGCACTTCATagtttatga